The Microbacterium sp. LKL04 sequence CGCGCGACCCGCACCGACGGCGGTTCGGCGCCGGCCTGCTCGGCGAGGGCTTCGCGGGTCGCGGCATCCCGCTCCCGCAGCACCTCGACGAGCAGGTTCTCCTTCGTGCCGAAATGGTGCAGCATGCCGGCCTGCGTCATGCCGACCTCGCCCGCGATGTCGCGGAGCGAGGTCGCCCCGTAGCCTCTCCGACCGATGACCTCGAGCGCCGTCTCGAGGATCAGCTCGCGGCTCTCCCGGCCCTGCGCGGAGTTCCGCCGTTCACGCATCCGCGGACGCCGTCACCTCGAGTGACGGGGTACCGGCTTCGTAGACCGGGTCGACCGTGCCACCGGGGACGTCGGAGTGCCCGGCGAGGACGGCCGCCTCGTCGCGGGGGATCTCGAAGGGCAGTCTGCCTGCCGCCGGCACCCGCCCGGTGAGCACGTCGAGCAGGGCGCGCTCGGAGACCCCGAACGTCGCCACGACGGCGTGCGCGTGCGCGACCACCGGGGCGAGCAGGGCGGGGCGCTCGAGGTGCACGGCCACGACGGTCGGCGTCACCGCAGCGACCTCCGCGACGTCCGCCAAGACGGCGTCGTCGAACGTGAGCGAGCCCGCGTGGAAGTGCGCCTCGAGCATGTACTCGTCTCGCGGGTCGAACGGCGGCTGCAGCCGCACGACGGTCACGTCGGCGCTGGCGGCATCCGCCGTCGGCACCAATCCCGCATCGCGGATCGCGTCGTCGGACACCTCGGGGGCGTGCACCGCCGTGCCCGGACGAAGGGGAAGGACGGATGCTGCGTCCCCACCACCCCCCGGGAGGATCACGGCCGAGCGCGACTGGGCCCGGTCCCCCGCCGCACGGAACTCGGCGCTGCCGACGATCTCACCCGCGGCATCCTCGTCGACGAACGGGTCGTCGAACAGGCCGAGCTCGAACTTGACCGTCAGCAGGCGCGCGACCGAGACGTCGAGGCGCGACTCGGCAACGGCGCCGGAGCGGACGAGCTCGAGCACGAGCGCCGGGTCGTCCTCGCCGCCGAACTGGTCGACGCCGGCGTCGAGGGCCTTGCGGACGCGCTCGATCTCGCTGAGGTGCTCGACGCCCCACGACCGCGGCGGCAGCACCTTGCCCATGAGGCGCGACTCGGTGATGAGACCCCAGTCGGTGCAGACGACGCCGGTGAAGCCGAGCTTCTCGCGCAGGAGGCCGGTGATGATCTGGTGGTTGAAGCCGAAGGCGACCTCCTCGACGGCCTCTCCGTCGAGGACGACCCCGCGGGGGATCCCGTAGGACGGCATGATCGCCGAGACCCCGCGGTCGATCACGCGGCGGAACGGCTCGAGGTGGTACTCGAACATGCCGCCGGGGTACACCTGGTCGGTGCCGTACGGGAAGTGCGGGTCCTCACCGTCCTTCTCCGGCCCGCCGCCCGGGAAGTGCTTGGCCATGCACGCGACGCTCGCCGCCGTCAGCCGGTCGCCCTCGAATCCGTCGACGTAGGCGACCCCCAGGCGTCCGACGAGTTCGGCATCCTGACCGAACGTGCCGTACTGGCGCGGCCAGCGCGGTTCGGTCGCGACGTCGAGCATCGGATGAAGGGCCGAGCGGATGCCGACGGCCAGGTACTCGCGCCGGGCGATGTCCGCGAACTCACGCACGAAGCCCGGGTCGGCGAGCGCGCCGAGACCCAGGGGTTCCGGCCACGCCGAGAGGTGACCGGCGGTGAACGACGCCCCCACGTTCTCGGTGAAGGAGTGACGCGGGTCGGTCGAGATGGTGACCGGGATGCCGTGGCCCGACGCAGCTGCGACGCGCTGCAGCCCGTTCACCCACCGGGCCATGGCGCGTGGATCGGGGATCTGGTGGATGTTCAGGTGCGTGACGTGCAGGCCCTCGATGAACTCGCGCGCCGCGGTGCGCCCGGGCATCGTGGACGGCCCGTCGACCTCGCCGTCGGTCGTCGTCGGGACGATCGTCTGGATCATCAGTCCCGCCTTCTCCTCGAGCGAGAGGCGCGACACGAGGTCGGCGACCCGCTCGGCGATCGGCAGACGCGGGTCCTCGTAGGGGTCCATCACCCCGTTGCGGTTCAGGTCGCGGTAGCGCGTGCCGTCGGGGGCGGTGGAAAGGGATGCGGTCACTGCGGTCTCCTGCGACGTCGTCGTGGCGGGCGGGCGGCATCGCCCGGCGACAAAAGACTAAATAACGTTCAGTGGTCTGCGCAAGCGCACGGGCCGACGTCCGGCGGGCACCGCTCCGGGGACGCAGGATGCCGCGCCGCGCCGCGCGAAGCGACGGGACGCGTCCCTCGAACGCGGCGCCCGTTCGTTCCGGGGACGCAACGGGTCGCGTGCGGTCGCGCGAAGCGACGGGATGCGCCCCTCGAACGCGGCGCCGGGCGGGGTCAGTCGCGCGACGCTCCCGCGAGCCGCGCCGCCGCGGTCGCCATGTGGACCGCCATCGCGGAGGCCGCGGCATCCTCGTCCTTCGCCTCGACCGCGCGGAACACCGCGTCGTGCTCGGCGATCGCCAGACGTGCGGCGTCGGCGTCGTGCACGGCCCGGTCGGCATAGACCTGCAGGAGCGAGCGCACCACGTGCAGCAGGTCGACGAGGGCGTCGTTGCCGGCGGCGCGGGCGAGCGCGTCGTGGAAGGCGGCATCCGCTCGGGCGAAGGCGGCGAGGTCCGCATCAGCGGCCCTCATACGGGCGAGCGAATCGGCCAGGCGCGAGATGTCGTCGGAATCGGCCCGCGAGGCGGCGAGGCGGGCGCTGTAGATCTCGAGGCCCGAGCGCACGTCGAGCAGGTCATCGGTGCTGCGCCGCCCGATCAGCAGCCCCCAGCGCAGGGTCTGCGGCAGCAGATCACTCGCCGTCCCGCGGAGGTAGGTACCCGAGCCGGGTCGGACGTCGACGATGCCGAGGATCTCGAGGGCCGCGAGTGCCTCGCGCACGGCCGAGCGCCCGACGCCGAGCGTGACCGAGAGCTGGCGCTCGGGAGGCAGGCGCGTGCCGGGCTCGAGGTCTCCGCTCGTGAAGAGGTCCATGAGCCGGCGCGCGACTTCCGAGACCGGCGTGCCGGAGGGCAGCACCCCGAGGGACGCCGTGATGTCGGCGGAGCGGTCGGACGGATAAGCGGGCACGGGATCAAGATACGGGAGAGAGCCCGGAAGCGCGGTGCCGACGCGCTTGCAATTGGTCAACCGGTTGTGCACAATGGCGATGCGGGACACCCGTACCCCCGACCCGAGGAGCAGCACGCGATGACGCGCCTGTGGAACGATCCGGCGGACTTCGCCGACGAGATGATCGACGGTTTCGTCGCCGCGAACGGTCGCTACGTCGAGCGCGTCACGGGCGGCGTCGTCCGCAGCACCCGCGTGCCCGATGGCCAGGTCGCCGTCGTCATCGGCGGCGGGTCCGGGCACTACCCGGCGTTCGGCGGCCTCGTCGGGCCGGGCCTCGCGCACGGTGCGGCCATGGGGAACCTCTTCGCCTCCCCCTCGACGCAGCAGGTCCACGCGGTCGCCTCGGCCGCGAACGCCGGCGGCGGGGTGCTGCTGAGCTACGGCAACTACGCCGGCGACGTGCTCAACTTCGACGCGGCCCAGGAACGCCTGCGCGCGGAGGGCATCCCCTGCGAGACCGTCGTCGTCACCGACGACATCGCGAGCGCCGGCCCCGCCGAGCGCGACCGTCGCCGCGGGATCGCCGGCGACCTCACCGTGTTCCGCACCGCGGCCGGCGCCGCCGCCGCCGGGTACGACCTCGCGGGCGTGGCACGCGTGGCGCGCCTCGCGAACGACCGCACCCGCTCCTTCGGCGTCGCCTTCACGGGGTGCACCCTCCCCGGCGCGGACGCTCCGCTGTTCTCGGTGCCCGACGGTCGCATGGCGGTGGGCCTCGGCATCCACGGCGAACCCGGCATCGACGAGACCGACATCCCGACCGCCGACGGCCTCGCCGAGATGGTCGTGGCGCGGCTGCTCGCCGAACGCCCCGACGGTGCCGACGGCCGCGTGGTCCCGCTGCTCAACGGACTCGGCTCACTGAAGTACGAGGAGCTGTTCGTCGTCTACCGCCGGGTCGCCGCGCTCCTCGACGAGGCGGGGCTCGAGATCGTCGACCCGCACGTGGGCGAGTACTGCACCAGCTTCGACATGGCGGGGACGTCACTGACCCTCTTCTGGCTCGACGATGAGCTCGCCGACCTGTGGGAGACCCCCGTCGACACCCCCGCGTACCGGCGCGGCGCGGTCCCGACGACGGAGCGGCGGGATGCCGGGCGCATCGCCTCGGCGGTCGCATCCGACGAGGTCGCCGGCGACGCGGCATCCGTCCTGCTCGCAGCGACCGTCGTGGCCGCACTCGACACCGTCGCGAGGACGATCGACGAGCACGTCGACGAGCTCGGACGCATCGACGCGGTCGCGGGCGACGGCGACCACGGGATCGGGATGCAGCGCGGGTCGCGCGCCGCCGTCCGCGCCGCGCGGCAGGCCGCCGACGCGGGTGCCGGTGCGGCGACGACGCTCGCCCGCGCGGCAGACGCGTGGTCGGACCGCGCCGGCGGGACCTCGGGTGCCCTGTGGGGTCTGCTGCTCGCCGAAATCGCCGCTCGTCTCGGCGACGCAGGCCGGCCCGACGCGACGTGCATCGCCGACGGCGTCGCCGCGGGCGTCGGTGCCGTCGTCTCGCACGGCAAGGCGGAACGCGGCGACAAGACCATGGTCGACGCGCTGCTCCCCTTCACCGAGGCCCTCACGGGCGACGTTGCGGCGGGTACGCGTCTCGCGGATGCCTGGCGCACCGCGGCCGTGGCGGCGACCGCCGCTGCCGCCGCGACGGCCGACCTGCTCCCTCGCAAGGGTCGGGCCCGCACACACGGCGAGCACGCCGTGGGCACGGTCGACGCCGGCGCCCACTCCTTCGCCCTGATCGTCACCGCCGTCGGCGAGACCCTCGCCGCGGCCCCCGTCATCAGTCGGTCCGCATCGGCCGACACCCCCGAGAGGAACTGACATGACCGAGCCCCTGCGCATCGTCGTCGGCAGCGACGACGCCGGCTTCGACTACAAGGAGATCCTCAAGCACGACCTGGAGCAG is a genomic window containing:
- a CDS encoding glycoside hydrolase family 3 protein; the protein is MTASLSTAPDGTRYRDLNRNGVMDPYEDPRLPIAERVADLVSRLSLEEKAGLMIQTIVPTTTDGEVDGPSTMPGRTAAREFIEGLHVTHLNIHQIPDPRAMARWVNGLQRVAAASGHGIPVTISTDPRHSFTENVGASFTAGHLSAWPEPLGLGALADPGFVREFADIARREYLAVGIRSALHPMLDVATEPRWPRQYGTFGQDAELVGRLGVAYVDGFEGDRLTAASVACMAKHFPGGGPEKDGEDPHFPYGTDQVYPGGMFEYHLEPFRRVIDRGVSAIMPSYGIPRGVVLDGEAVEEVAFGFNHQIITGLLREKLGFTGVVCTDWGLITESRLMGKVLPPRSWGVEHLSEIERVRKALDAGVDQFGGEDDPALVLELVRSGAVAESRLDVSVARLLTVKFELGLFDDPFVDEDAAGEIVGSAEFRAAGDRAQSRSAVILPGGGGDAASVLPLRPGTAVHAPEVSDDAIRDAGLVPTADAASADVTVVRLQPPFDPRDEYMLEAHFHAGSLTFDDAVLADVAEVAAVTPTVVAVHLERPALLAPVVAHAHAVVATFGVSERALLDVLTGRVPAAGRLPFEIPRDEAAVLAGHSDVPGGTVDPVYEAGTPSLEVTASADA
- a CDS encoding FadR/GntR family transcriptional regulator, which encodes MPAYPSDRSADITASLGVLPSGTPVSEVARRLMDLFTSGDLEPGTRLPPERQLSVTLGVGRSAVREALAALEILGIVDVRPGSGTYLRGTASDLLPQTLRWGLLIGRRSTDDLLDVRSGLEIYSARLAASRADSDDISRLADSLARMRAADADLAAFARADAAFHDALARAAGNDALVDLLHVVRSLLQVYADRAVHDADAARLAIAEHDAVFRAVEAKDEDAAASAMAVHMATAAARLAGASRD
- a CDS encoding dihydroxyacetone kinase family protein gives rise to the protein MTRLWNDPADFADEMIDGFVAANGRYVERVTGGVVRSTRVPDGQVAVVIGGGSGHYPAFGGLVGPGLAHGAAMGNLFASPSTQQVHAVASAANAGGGVLLSYGNYAGDVLNFDAAQERLRAEGIPCETVVVTDDIASAGPAERDRRRGIAGDLTVFRTAAGAAAAGYDLAGVARVARLANDRTRSFGVAFTGCTLPGADAPLFSVPDGRMAVGLGIHGEPGIDETDIPTADGLAEMVVARLLAERPDGADGRVVPLLNGLGSLKYEELFVVYRRVAALLDEAGLEIVDPHVGEYCTSFDMAGTSLTLFWLDDELADLWETPVDTPAYRRGAVPTTERRDAGRIASAVASDEVAGDAASVLLAATVVAALDTVARTIDEHVDELGRIDAVAGDGDHGIGMQRGSRAAVRAARQAADAGAGAATTLARAADAWSDRAGGTSGALWGLLLAEIAARLGDAGRPDATCIADGVAAGVGAVVSHGKAERGDKTMVDALLPFTEALTGDVAAGTRLADAWRTAAVAATAAAAATADLLPRKGRARTHGEHAVGTVDAGAHSFALIVTAVGETLAAAPVISRSASADTPERN